The window TAAGGTAAATGTatgaaatatattcttatttctcCCCTTTGTATACAAAACGTAGCATGCCATAAACACTATTCCACATTTTGCTTACCTCAGTTTACAAAACATCCTGCAATCTCGTTGTTTTCTGTTGTGTCGATATTTATTTAACCAATGCCCTAATGGTGAACACTTGCCGGTTTTCAGTCTTCTGCTGCTGTGGCTCCTCTAATAtatgtaattttgtttatgtACAGGTAATTCAAGACAGCGATTTTGATGTCTTTGCCACACTGCCCTCTATAGGAATATACCATTAAGCATTCCTACCGGCAGTGTATGAAAAGCCCAGTTACCCCACAGTCTTACAACCAATATGcctcatttttagaaattaaaactaaattttaatttacttttttttagttGACTTGTtagataaatattcaaaatattgggCTAACGACATGGATGGGCAGGTACGAGGAAAGATAATAAAGCAATCCTTAAATTAAAAAGGGTTGGAATGTTTGGTGTAGAGGAACACAAACTTGAATATGCTTTACTCACCCGTTCCTTAATTTTTTCAGTCAGGAATGGTTTGATCATGGAAAAGACAGCATGGAAAATTACTGGTTCATTTATCAAATGGATGCCACGAACTTTCAATGGAAATGaatccttttgaaaataaaaaaatcttaataaaacataaatattacaaTCTGATACCTAATGTCAAGTCTCTTCTTTGAACACTTGCGAAACTTACAGAAATATCTAAAGTGTGattttatcttcaaaattatttattcCAACAACACAAAAGTGTGACTTACAGTTTACTGTCACTAGATTAAGAAAAGATCTCTAAAAAGGTTTCTCCTTATAGATTTGGCAAAGTATTTTACGAAATATCTGCACACTTTCACCAGAAAATTCCTTTCCCATCACATATAGATGTTCTTTTAACAAACCAATGAGTCCTTtggaaatttacatttaattttttccccaaaaatgtttattttgagaaaaaaattcacaaatattgaAAGACTAGCACAATAAACACATACTTTTAAACTCTGACATTGGTATACGTCTTTAGCATCACAGTAATATAGGCTTATTTAGAAAGTTTACAAAGTTAAGAGTTGAAGGAAGAGGATAGTTTTCCTACCTACAAGTTGTATTATTAATACAGAGACCTTTCATTCCAAGGTTCTTTTATGtgaagttcttttattttttccatgcaTCGCTTTCAGAGGTGTATTATTAATTTGGGGATTGTCCTTCCAAATCCCTTCTatgcataattttaaacataattgCTAATATGCTGtctaaataattttcaacccactGTGTTCCACTGATACAATACAGCTTTTGCAAATatcatgttttattattgttgcaAGAATCCATCAAATGAATGTACCATTTCTTAAGTAACcatgtttctattttctggactaataaactatttattttattttatttcattttacttctttaCTGAAATTGATGCTGCAGTAACTGTCTTTATGTATAGGAGAAGTGGTGGCTATAAGCACAACTTTTACATTCAGATGACCTGGGCTGGAATTCTCACTTCACTACTGACAAACTGTGTGTGCCTGGGCATCGCTATGTCACTTCTCGGATATAGTTTATTAATTGCAAGGTGGGAAAATACAATAGTCAGTCATATGTCATAGGCTCAGTGTGGATATTAAAAGATAATGCATTTGAAACACTTAgcaaagtacctggcacatagtaagctaTTATATGCAATCTTTAATATATTAAAGATTATTCCTTAGCTAGTTTCCCAGAAATAGAATTACTGAGTTAAAAATGATGACCACTTTAAAAACCTTTTGAAAAAAACGATATCAATATATACCTACCAAGACTTATGTGACATCTTATTGTGCcattgcttatatattttttaatcaatttttaatttaggaaaaatattttaacgaTGAAAAGATAAAGTCACCACATATTAAGATGCATAAATCCGCTCGTTACTAATTTGAACATATTTTTGCAGTTTGTtgcaacattttttcttttataaactaaTAAGATTTTACTTCCTCTTAGCATTATTGAATTCCACATATCATTTCCAAAATTGTACTTAAATTTCTAATAAATGTACTTTTGCTTCTCTTTGtctaatatataacaaaatttaaaactataatttgGAAGTATTATGCCTGATAGCTAAAATACACATTTACCGTAAGTACAGCAGCAATCTTCTTGGCTACAGATGGAGTGATTTGAAAAGCATGAGAAAACTGCCAGCCTTCCAGATCAAAGATAGCCTTGATTCCATTCCGCTGAGTTTCTACCTCCCGTACAATAAGCTCAGATGTGATTAGACTTACTCGAAATACATCATAAGCTGTAAAAACTTTGGGGTCCCAGTGTGCtaaaaaaacaaagcatatcATATCTTAGCATTGtataaaaaatcagaaagatttCCAAAGGGAGATTAATTCATTTTAGACTTAAAAGATCAGTTGAAATAAAAGCATCTACAAAGATCATGAATTGAATAATAAATCCAACTGGGGTACAAGAACATGTGcctgcttctccctccctcctcaaaTTCTAGCAAAGAATGACTTTTAAAGAGTATGGGGGAAAAAGGAATGGATGCGGGATGAATTTGACTGCAAGATGAAGTTACAACCTCACATAAAGATGGGAACGCCATTGTGTATGCTCCAAGCTCAGAGGTGTTGGAAATGGAAAAGCAAGGGCCTGGATTATAAAGAGCAATTAGGGCTCCATAGTAACTAAAGAGGTGGCTAAGAGAAATGCATGAGGAAACAGACAGGCAAGTTGATCCTCTGACAGCCTTCCAGTGGCAAGTAGCACATTGCAGAGTCATGTCCCTGTAGGCTAGAGCAGGAAGTGAGGGCTTGGGAAAGAAGAGCCAGGGAAGCACTTAGGTGGCTGCCTACACCAAAGAAAAACAGGGAGTACCTGTGCTAAGAGAGGAGTTACTGAGATtcttgttcattcatctcaccccTTCCCACCACCCCCGGGACAGGTCACGCCATGCAGAAATGACAGTAATGGATAGACAAGcagataatcttttttaaaagacatctatttcttaaaaattggaatattaaacacattcatacacagagagagagagagggaagccaAACTCAATAGACAAAGGCATCAACTCGAGAAAATAAGAAAGCAGGAGACACTTAAAAACATAATAGAAGCCAGGTGCAGGTGCCGTGGTAGGTGCCTTATTTCCAGCTACTAGGGTGGTTGAACTGGGGGCAGGGGgacactgaagcccaggagttcaagtccaatcagggcagcatagcaagaaccagtctgtaaaaaaaaaaaaaaaaatttaagaatttttttaaagaagcataaTAGTTTCAGCAGGAGGTGGGGAGAATACTGTAAGTTATTACAAGAAcaggctattattaaaaagactcAGTTGAGatcttagaaataaaaagataagtttttaaaaaaaattcattgatgGGATAAATGCTGGAAAAGACAGAGCCGATCAAGGAAAAATGGTTTGGAAGATTAAGTTGAAGAATTCTCTCAAATTTGGCACAAAAGAGCCAAGAGTTCACATGTATGAATAAAAAGGTAAGAAACACATGCAGCTGGATCCAGGAGTTTCAACATCCAACTAATAAAAGTTCTAGAAGGCAGTAACAGAGAACAAAGGAGAGAGGAATCATAGCAATAGAGAAAAGTTCTCCAAAGCTGAAAAAAACATGTAAGTCTTCAGACTGAAGTGCCCGACaggatgaatgaaaaagaaaaaaaaaaaaaaaaatcttaactaaGTAATAGTAAAttttcaagcaaacaaacaaagtttCTGGCATGGGGAACTGGATAGAATGGtaacaccatttatttatttattttcaactcttttttagattcaggaggtgcatgtgcaggtttgttaccatggtatactgcatgatgctgaggtttcagGTATAGatgatcttgtcacccaggtatgtgagcatagtacccaatagttagtttttcaacccttgctcccctccttccctctcctctcttgtcgtctccagtgtctactgttcccatctttaaGTCATATATAtccagtgtttagctcctacttataagtgagaacgtgtggtatttggttttctgttcctgtcttaattcactaaagataatggcctccagctgcatccatgttgctgcaaaggacataatttcattcgttttatggctgtgtagtattccatggtgtacacgTGGTGCCATTTATTGAGATAAGAGACGTGTTTGGGTGGAAAAGATCATAAGTATGGACATGTTAAAATGGTGACTGTGAGACATCCAACTGGGTGCAGCTGGAATAGGAGCTAGTTGTGTGGGTCGGGATCCTCAAGGAAAAGGTGGGAGTGAAGATACAAATCTGGGGGTTGTTTGTGCCTATATGATGATCCATATGAGACAATCTGGGATTGTCTCAGAGCTATGTTTTTCTCTAtcaaagcagagagaagaaaatgctgaGGCCAATGTCCTAAAAAAATTCAGAGTTTAAAGGATGAATAAAAGAGAAGATGCCAGCAAAAGAGATTAAGGAGGAGCAGCCAGTGAGGTCAGAGGAAAACACCAGGCGGACATGGCATCAGAGAAGCCAAGGGAAGAGGATTTTTCAAGAAAGAGGAAGTGATTCACTGTGTTGAGAGGTTAAGTGAAATAGGACTAAACCCGTCCATTAGACGTGGTGAAAAGAAAGTCACTGAAGGTTGGTTATGTTCATTTCAGCAGGGATGGGAGTGAAATCAAACTAGGGTGGGCTGAggaagaactgtgagaaaatgtggATGGTGGACATAGCTAACAAAAGGAGTCTGGCTGAGAACAAGAAGAGGGGGAGATGGATGTAAGGAAATGGAGAAGGATGGAGAGTTTTGCGGAAacaaagagtttttgttttgttttcggtGACTGGTCATTAACTGATTTAAATGATAACTGGGAGCATGTAGTAGCAAGAGAAAAGTTGAAgatctagaaaaagaaagaataaacagaaatatTCCTAAGAAGGCACAATGcgattgttattttttaatttttattttctgtcatatTAATGGATCCTTTAGGAGgtgtgttattttaaaagtctcaaatttctggccgggtatggtggctcacgcctctgatcccagcactttgggaggccaaggtgggcagatcacttgaggccaggagttcaagaccagcctggccaacatggtgaaacttcgtctttactaaaaatacaaaattagctgagcatagtggcacacgcctgtagtcccagttacttggaaagctgaggcaggagaatcgcttgaactcgggaggtggaggttgcagtgagttgaggtggcccactgctctccagcctgggcaacagaacaagactctgtctcaaaacaacaaaaaacaaaacaacaacaacaaaaaaaaccaaacctcaGATTTCTCATAAGAATTTGAATAATCAACCCACAGGTAACCCAGATCAAAAATACTATACTAACTTCAGACACCGGCTGAAtacaataatgataaaaaaaaacaagcagaacAAACGAAGTTTGCCAAtcaaaaaaatagttaatatCCTAAGTTCTGAACCAACCAACATAATTGTTTGACGTACACTGGCTAATAAAGTAGCCATTAGCCATGTGTGGCcattcaaatttaaattaaaaatttagtttcaccgggtgcagtggttcatgcctagaaccccagcactttgtgggtctgataggggaggattgcttgaggccaggagtgagaccatcctgggcaacatagtgagaacgcatctctaaaaactaaaaataaaataaccgactgggtgtggtagcacatgcctctagtcccagctactccaaaagctgaagcaggaggatcacttgagcccaggagttcaaggttgcagtgagctatgattgtgtcactgcactctagcccaggtggcagagcaagatcctagcttagaagaaaaaaaaaaaaaaaatctgtttcttagTTGCAGTAGTCACATTTCAGCGCTCAATAGCCACATGAGAATAGTGGCTACtgtagaacagtttcatcatcATAGAAAGTTCTGTGGTACAGTGCTGGCTAGAATTTAAGCTCCAttgaggcaaaagaaaaatataccaaaGAAAAATATACCTTATATTTTGAATCCCTTCTCCAGTATCTACTTCACATGTATTGAGTGCTTTTATGTACCAGGTAATGTTCTTGTTATATTTTAGATAGACagactgattgattgatttcaTGCTTACAGCAACCCTATGTGATAGCTTTTCACTAtgcccgttttacagatgagaaaatgcagTTACAGCTACATAGTGTTTCACACAGCTAGAATGTAGCAGAGCTGAGATTCCAATCCAGGTCACATGCTCCAGAACCTGTATTCACAAGAACTAAGCCACAGTCAAAACTTCACACTCACtgttaaattttacttttgctGCTGTAGTATACTATGGAATctcaaaagacataaaattatatCCTCCAGTATGTTGGCTGATAAAGGTCAAAACTTAGCTTCACCTTGGGTTGCCCGGCCCGCATGGAGGAAAGGGCTGTGTGcattttctcattgcttttacTACACAGAGATGGTATCTAGAAGTGGTTATGCTAAAGTTCTATCAAAAAGCTCCACCACAGATTTCCTTCTTTAACTCCTCCTATTAATTcaattaaatttagaaaagttttcattttactcATAAAACTTTCTGAGTTTCTCCCTTTCATCTTAGAATAACAGAATATACAGGAGATTTGCAACATACCTTCTTGTTCTGACCATCATTAAATTACGTTTTCTTGATTTTCAAATCTCTTGAGTTAAACAATATACTTCTAAATTAATGTGCTACACGAGGCCCAGAAAATATCCCTACTGGTTCAGTGTTAAGGTATTTATGATCAAATCTGCACATCTGCTTTCTCACTATCAAGGTGTCACTTTTACTTCTTCACCTGCCTTAGTCAGTTTATGAACAAACTAGAAACAATAAAATCTAGCCAGGCAATGCAGAGCCAAGACATTTACAGAAATAATTAGCGGCAGGTTTCAGTTTTATGGTTCTTGGACCCCTGAGTAAAGTTACCAGGTAAAATATACAACACCCAATTAAAGTTGAATTTCAGATAAccagtatataatttttaacgTAAGGATGCTCCATACATACTTAAAAACACTATTTGTTgtctatctgaaattcaaatgtaactgggcatcctttaattttataacatataggtttattttctaaataaaacataGGTACCTTGTTAAATCTGGCAAGACTACCCCTAAATAGCTCAAGGAACTTCATTGCTGTGAGCTCATTCAATTTCCTCTGACACTAGTGCAGcaatgaaagaacagaaagatCATGATGTCTATTTTATATATGGGATTTCATGATTAACTCAATTTTATTTGACACTTAAGCtagcacacaaaaataaaaaataaaaaacagccccAAATAATTTTACTCCATCTTCCAATAtcctttcaaaaattaaatacagtATCTTCTTGCAGTATAGCAAGCAGTTGAGTTATAGGCAGGTATCTTATCTATAAGAAGGcaagaaatgcaaatatttaaatattttaaatctttaaatagtTTAAATCTTTAAAGATATAGATATTTCTGTAAAATCATGATTCAAAAATTCTGGTCATGAAATGATAGTTTATCTTTGTCCTTCCAACTGGGTCATGAGAAATTCTGGGAATAGTGTGAGTCCTTCTCCTGTGCCTGTCATTTTTAATCACACACAGGTCTGAAGGAGGACAGAAGTTATAGGTCACcaactgctatggtctgaatgtttgcgtCCCCTCAACAGTCATATGCTGAAATTCTGACTCCCAACGTGATGGTagtaagaggtggggcctttgtgagatgatgaggtcatgaggatggaaccctcatgaataggattactTCCCTTATGAATCCCAAGAGAGACGCCTTTTCCCTTCCAATATGTGAGGTTAAAGTGAGAGATATCACCTAGGAACCAGGTAGCAGCCCTCAccaaacaccaaatctgccagtgccttgatcttggacttcccagcctccagaactgtgagaaatagaatTCTGTTTGTATAAGTCatccagtctatggcattttgttatagtggCCGGAATACACTAAGACACCAATCTACAAGAAACACTAGCAACACCTAATAGAAAAAAGGGGGATGCAATGAGAATAAACAGGAGTTAATGGAATACAGTATTTGCAACAGCTCCCAGAGGAGTTGCCTTTCCTCTGTACCCTCCTCCACCCAAGAGAATGAGCCTCTTGCTCCTCGGCCTGGGGCATTTTCGAACTagtcattcactcactcattccacaaatatttagtgaCTGCCTACCAAGTACCAGACCATGTTTTCAGTGCTTGGAATACACCAGTAAACAGAGCAGATAAAATCCAtaatctcatggagtttacattatAGCCCAGAattctggttgttttttgttcattcatttgtttgagacagactcttgctcttttgcccaggctggactgcaacggcgcaattggctcactgcaacctctgcctcccaggttcatgtgatcctcctgcctcggccttccaagtagctgggattacaggcatgcaccaccaaacccggctaatttttgtatttttagtagacacggggtttcaccatgttggccaggttggtctcaaactcctgacctcagctgggattacaggcatgagccaccatgcccagccaatagttCAGAATTCTTATTTGTACTTCCCACTAAGCATTTTTGAAACACTAttccatgatttttaaaaatattctcatacTATTTATTGtcactattttcctttcttcttatctTGTACAGTTGACTGCATGGAAGAATGGAACTAGGATTTTCACTTGtatctgttaattttctcacaaCTGCCAAAGTGTTATTATATTTGGGGGACATTAAGACCTAAATTAACCTAAGTTAaaacctaaaattttaaattaaagccCAAATTCCTAAAGATGAATGCTTTGAAGCTCTCCATATGGTATtcaaggaagaaatggaaaaaagagagaagagaggggagggaacaGAACTGAactggaggagaggagaaaaaaagaagagttgtATATGACTTACCAATTCTGTAAATAAGAACTTTGCTGCCGGTAGGATCCCTGGATCTCAGGACTCCATGGTAGCCAGCCTTTAGGAGGCCAATGATACTTCTAGGGTGTAGATCTGCACTTATTTCTGGACATTCTGCTCTCCACTTATAATAGTTTTGtagtaactgaaaaataaaattaaaattgtctaCAAATGGCATACATGGTAAggattttgtaaaaatgaaagaaaagctttGGCATTGTGTATAAACTTTGCCATCCATTATGTCAAGAGTTTAATCTGGGGTATCTTTTTAGCTGTGAAAACTGGAAGTTCCCTTTATCAAGGATCTGAGGTGACCGGGGTTTATCACAAATTCAGAGCTGAGCAATTTTCATCCACCACCCatggcatttctccaaagacagcCCACCAATTCCTCCCCTCCTGATATACCCATGCACCATTCTTCCCATTAAGAGGTGGCATCTATTTGCTTCCCTCCCCTTGAATCTAGGCTGGCCTTCCACCTCGCTTTGATCTAATATCAATTGGCAGAAGTGACATTTCGTGGGCCAAGCTTTAAGAAGCCTGGTACCTTCTGAATTTACTATTTGGGATCCAGACACTATGTGAGATTACTGAATGATAGCAGTTCATGTGGAGAGAGGAATGGAGGTTGAGAGGCCATCCTGGATAGTGTGACTTCAGCCAAGTTCCCATCTAATGCCATGTGGAACAGAGATGAACCACTCCCACTGAGCCCTGCGCAAACTGGTGatatcaaaaacaaataaatcattgtgttttaagccacttaTTCTTGGAGTGACTTGTTACTTAGCAATAGAGAACTGAAACACCACCTTTGGtattttttgaaataaggaaGTATAGAAATCAATCAAATGAGTTAGAAGAGCCCAGTAGCAGTATGCTTGGGTATTGGATCTTGTCAAAATATGGTTTGAAGAAatcccactttctttctttccaaaagaaCCACCAGAAATGTCTAATCGCATATGCAAATAATACGAACACCGCCAGCATATTGTGGAAAATACTAAAGCAAATTAtgtattcaaaaattattatgtttatattttaattttcctctttaTGATTTTTGGCACTCTCAATTTTTCACAAGTTACAATATATTTGTTTTGAGTTTAAAAAGACCTATTAACAACGTGAAACTGCAATGcaaaaaaaaggacagaatttATATTTGAGAGTCACTGGAATAAACAAGGTAACTATAACCACAAAAACAGCAATGATCTGGTGGAGAAactacaaacaacaaaaactagagaGGAAAATGTTGAGCCTTGGAAAATGTCAATGGCTGGGAATGgctggaggaagagagaaactGGGTGGACCTTAAGAGAACCAGCACTGGTACAGGAGAGGGAAGACAGTGCCATCT of the Chlorocebus sabaeus isolate Y175 chromosome 8, mChlSab1.0.hap1, whole genome shotgun sequence genome contains:
- the TTPA gene encoding alpha-tocopherol transfer protein isoform X2 produces the protein MAEARSQPSRGPQLNALPDHSPLLQPGLAELRRRAREAGVPLAPLPLTDSFLLRFLRARDFDLDLAWRLLQNYYKWRAECPEISADLHPRSIIGLLKAGYHGVLRSRDPTGSKVLIYRIAHWDPKVFTAYDVFRVSLITSELIVREVETQRNGIKAIFDLEGWQFSHAFQITPSVAKKIAAVLTDSFPLKVRGIHLINEPVIFHAVFSMIKPFLTEKIKERTGSHFVQWHDLGSLQPPLPGFKQSSCLSPPRSWDYSPTPPCPANFCIFFVPTMLPRLVLNS
- the TTPA gene encoding alpha-tocopherol transfer protein isoform X3 → MAEARSQPSRGPQLNALPDHSPLLQPGLAELRRRAREAGVPLAPLPLTDSFLLRFLRARDFDLDLAWRLLQNYYKWRAECPEISADLHPRSIIGLLKAGYHGVLRSRDPTGSKVLIYRIESCSVAQAGEQWATSTHCNLHLPSSSDSPASAFQVTGTTAHWDPKVFTAYDVFRVSLITSELIVREVETQRNGIKAIFDLEGWQFSHAFQITPSVAKKIAAVLTDSFPLKVRGIHLINEPVIFHAVFSMIKPFLTEKIKERIHMHGNNYKQSLLRRFPDILPLEYGGEEFSMEDICQEWTHFIMKSEDYLSSISESVQ